In Tribolium castaneum strain GA2 chromosome 4, icTriCast1.1, whole genome shotgun sequence, one DNA window encodes the following:
- the LOC660760 gene encoding cytoplasmic dynein 2 intermediate chain 2 isoform X2 — METSPPEKKDTQVQTETPEGATSVQVDEEKLAEWLRKIYPKVKKELDDSANSRAFKGYKLSTDSSDANCKLVQILNVASQVKDAEIGSYVSAMSWNSTNQTLAVSCTYKHNSWCYHEGVVAIYTLDREDNLPETPRVKLTTESCVTELRFHSVLPAIIAAGLFSGGIIIWNIQKEDDQVVAKVEGHGDGITQLSWIIDINSAKNVLLASSGLDGLLSIWNFSLNESALTIKERHQIRSQLMPKNSESQEETVKKIARGVTCFDFSKYSPEIFVIGGEGGLVVQCSLLGSRKLQGSKDEAPLLDSVFKYYEGHKGEVSSIKFSPNRREMFMTSGSDSEIRIYVVDQEEPAQVIFLKQPLLDVSWVPYEERIICGCGKNGVIEIYNLLKGKAIENTTKEKIKSEIMTQVEINKTKSNIVAVGTESGHVQMWRVPWALFGNLSL; from the exons ATGGAGACCTCTCCTCCGGAGAAGAAAGACACACAA GTACAAACTGAGACCCCGGAAGGGGCGACCAGTGTCCAAGTAGATGAGGAAAAGCTTGCAGAATGGTTGAGAAAAATTTATCCGAAAGTAAAGAAAGAACTTGATGATAGCGCCAACTCTCGGGCTTTCAAGGGATATAAATTATCAACTGATTCATCTGATGCTAACTGCAAACTTgtccaaattttaaatgtgGCGTCACAAGTCAAAGATGCAGAGATT gGTTCTTACGTTTCTGCAATGTCTTGGAACTCCACCAATCAAACTTTGGCCGTTTCATGTACTTATAAACACAATTCTTGGTGTTATCACGAGGGCGTGGTTGCAATTTACACTCTAGATCGCGAGGACAACTTACCAGAAACACCAAGAGTTAAATTAACAACGGAATCTTGCGTTACCGAGCTCAGATTTCATTCAGTCTTACCAGCAATAATAGCAGCTGGATTATTTTCCG GTGGTATAATAATTTGGAACATACAAAAAGAGGACGACCAAGTCGTAGCCAAAGTTGAAGGGCATGGGGACGGAATTACGCAATTATCGTGGATAATTGACATAAATTCGGCCAAAAACGTCCTTCTGGCATCTTCTGGCCTCGACGGTCTTTTATCAATTTGGAATTTCAGTCTTAACGAATCGGCTTTAACCATTAAAGAGAG GCATCAAATTAGGTCGCAACTCATGCCGAAAAATAGCGAAAGCCAGGAAGAAACAGTTAAGAAAATTGCAAGAGGGGTCacttgttttgatttttccaaatattcgcctgaaatttttgtgattGGAGGCGAGGGGGGGTTGGTGGTTCAGTGCAGTTTGCTTGGGAGCAGGAAGTTGcaag ggAGTAAAGACGAAGCCCCGCTCCTTGATTCCGTTTTTAAGTATTACGAGGGGCATAAGGGTGAAGTGAGTTCGATTAAATTTTCACCAAATCGGCGAGAAATGTTTATGACGAGTGGCTCTGACTCGGAAATACGAATTTACGTCGTTGACCAa GAAGAGCCGGcccaagtaatttttttgaaacaaccTTTACTTGATGTTTCTTGGGTCCCTTACGAAGAGAGAATTATTTGTGGGTGTGGTAAAAACGGTgttattgaaatttataaCTTGTTGAAAGGCAAGGCTATTGAAAATACGaccaaagaaaaaatcaaatcggAAATTATGACCCAAGTCgagataaataaaacaaa GAGCAATATCGTTGCAGTAGGGACGGAGAGTGGACACGTCCAAATGTGGAGGGTTCCTTGGGCTTTGTTCGGAAATTTGTCACTTTGA
- the LOC660760 gene encoding cytoplasmic dynein 2 intermediate chain 2 isoform X1: MFNVKHNECVGFESRWRVKKVSSVGSTQTTDYSKAEMETSPPEKKDTQVQTETPEGATSVQVDEEKLAEWLRKIYPKVKKELDDSANSRAFKGYKLSTDSSDANCKLVQILNVASQVKDAEIGSYVSAMSWNSTNQTLAVSCTYKHNSWCYHEGVVAIYTLDREDNLPETPRVKLTTESCVTELRFHSVLPAIIAAGLFSGGIIIWNIQKEDDQVVAKVEGHGDGITQLSWIIDINSAKNVLLASSGLDGLLSIWNFSLNESALTIKERHQIRSQLMPKNSESQEETVKKIARGVTCFDFSKYSPEIFVIGGEGGLVVQCSLLGSRKLQGSKDEAPLLDSVFKYYEGHKGEVSSIKFSPNRREMFMTSGSDSEIRIYVVDQEEPAQVIFLKQPLLDVSWVPYEERIICGCGKNGVIEIYNLLKGKAIENTTKEKIKSEIMTQVEINKTKSNIVAVGTESGHVQMWRVPWALFGNLSL; the protein is encoded by the exons ATGTTTAATGTCAAGCATAATGAGTGTGTTGGTTTTGAGTCGCGTTGGAGGGTCAAAAA AGTATCCTCAGTTGGGTCTACTCAAACCACCGACTACTCAAAAGCAGAAATGGAGACCTCTCCTCCGGAGAAGAAAGACACACAA GTACAAACTGAGACCCCGGAAGGGGCGACCAGTGTCCAAGTAGATGAGGAAAAGCTTGCAGAATGGTTGAGAAAAATTTATCCGAAAGTAAAGAAAGAACTTGATGATAGCGCCAACTCTCGGGCTTTCAAGGGATATAAATTATCAACTGATTCATCTGATGCTAACTGCAAACTTgtccaaattttaaatgtgGCGTCACAAGTCAAAGATGCAGAGATT gGTTCTTACGTTTCTGCAATGTCTTGGAACTCCACCAATCAAACTTTGGCCGTTTCATGTACTTATAAACACAATTCTTGGTGTTATCACGAGGGCGTGGTTGCAATTTACACTCTAGATCGCGAGGACAACTTACCAGAAACACCAAGAGTTAAATTAACAACGGAATCTTGCGTTACCGAGCTCAGATTTCATTCAGTCTTACCAGCAATAATAGCAGCTGGATTATTTTCCG GTGGTATAATAATTTGGAACATACAAAAAGAGGACGACCAAGTCGTAGCCAAAGTTGAAGGGCATGGGGACGGAATTACGCAATTATCGTGGATAATTGACATAAATTCGGCCAAAAACGTCCTTCTGGCATCTTCTGGCCTCGACGGTCTTTTATCAATTTGGAATTTCAGTCTTAACGAATCGGCTTTAACCATTAAAGAGAG GCATCAAATTAGGTCGCAACTCATGCCGAAAAATAGCGAAAGCCAGGAAGAAACAGTTAAGAAAATTGCAAGAGGGGTCacttgttttgatttttccaaatattcgcctgaaatttttgtgattGGAGGCGAGGGGGGGTTGGTGGTTCAGTGCAGTTTGCTTGGGAGCAGGAAGTTGcaag ggAGTAAAGACGAAGCCCCGCTCCTTGATTCCGTTTTTAAGTATTACGAGGGGCATAAGGGTGAAGTGAGTTCGATTAAATTTTCACCAAATCGGCGAGAAATGTTTATGACGAGTGGCTCTGACTCGGAAATACGAATTTACGTCGTTGACCAa GAAGAGCCGGcccaagtaatttttttgaaacaaccTTTACTTGATGTTTCTTGGGTCCCTTACGAAGAGAGAATTATTTGTGGGTGTGGTAAAAACGGTgttattgaaatttataaCTTGTTGAAAGGCAAGGCTATTGAAAATACGaccaaagaaaaaatcaaatcggAAATTATGACCCAAGTCgagataaataaaacaaa GAGCAATATCGTTGCAGTAGGGACGGAGAGTGGACACGTCCAAATGTGGAGGGTTCCTTGGGCTTTGTTCGGAAATTTGTCACTTTGA
- the Arv1 gene encoding protein ARV1, translating to MLETSPQTRKKYVCVNCGSPIKSLYKKYSASVLKLRECEICHNVADKYVEYDIVIIAIDLVLLQKTAYRHILFNVDFKNFWKLSVILLLMEAYSELMRGTPRQAVKNEEEEEKLFLNEFNEMTDFLFYKLSFNVALKTAAFMSVLHYLTKIYCKVLGKNVITFMTMWKTLTISSFGTFLLLPSLIWDTSVQEVHLCVVSLFTTMSQLLAYTVVCDCPKLWSITAIFCAYYCKIFCFDFFQMIVTRLT from the exons ATGTTGGAAACTAGTCCTCAGaccagaaaaaaatatgtttgtgTGAATTGTGGTAGTCCTATCAAGAGTTTGTATAAGAAGTACAGTGCCAGTGTCTTAAAATTAAGAGAATGT GAAATTTGCCATAATGTTGCTGATAAATATGTAGAATATGATATTGTTATAATTGCTATTGATTTAGTGCTCCTTCAAAAAACTGCGTACCGGCACATTCTCTTTAATGTGGACTTTAAG aatttttggaaattatcAGTTATCCTTTTATTAATGGAAGCCTACTCAGAGTTGATGAGAGGCACTCCGCGCCAGGCggtaaaaaatgaagaagagGAAGAAAAACTCTTCCTGAACGAATTTAACGAAATGACTGATTTCTTGTTTTACAAGCTCAGTTTCAACGTTGCgttaa AAACAGCAGCTTTCATGTCAGTATTACACTACCTAACGAAAATATACTGTAAGGTTTTGGGCAAAAATGTGATCACGTTTATGACGATGTGGAAGACGTTAACTATTTCAAGTTTTGGCACCTTTTTACTTTTGCCGTCTCTGATCTGGGACACAAGTGTCCAAGAGGTGCACCTTTGTGTCGTGTCTTTATTCACAACAATGTCACAATTATTGGCATATACAG TTGTGTGTGACTGTCCCAAGCTCTGGAGCATCACTGCGATTTTTTGTGCTTactattgtaaaattttttgttttgattttttccaaatgatTGTTACAAGACTgacttaa
- the LOC660702 gene encoding uncharacterized protein LOC660702 isoform X1 gives MTKDNINPPFANGYWVWDEASNGLAFISRDVKETTPGLPAAGATQPAKKDKMGQIRFKDTVDNLGLAQFRRIYQRRIKPTEPQIVTIQDIKDVAIFTALRADLTPEFIDFMHTQRMDEFLRTLIVYFQYYFQVWDNLILRREEAKRKLRQPIVTVLENIVRDNLADLRSMVARNYGFILMGLEDTFKYYHMGNRNNVSLSDKDRHLHECLLSMAAKIVWIALLRKNFTVIEIELNRLFRTEIFNTMSRIRQSTFQTNAEENRVLLGKAFTQEKKLKHRSPAVQELIFDNHCYKMLAIGLLQVEPVAERIAYLEAAYTAPEEILFDIQVGVGILGLSKDYLNPILMPKEGMAKRIHIPVFKMPEMKINEGFRWDIVTETLPEVPPKWTETEQARSARIRQGKMWRRYAAGLLMKIPDMLSANIESPSGSYLLSESLENDDN, from the exons atGACAAAAGACAACATAAATCCGCCGTTTGCTAACGGATATTGGGTTTGGGACGAGGCTTCTAATGGCCTAGCTTTTATCag tcGCGATGTCAAAGAAACCACACCGGGATTGCCGGCAGCTGGAGCAACACAACCGGCCAAAAAGGATAAAATGGGGCAAATCAGATTCAAAGACACTGTCGATAATTTAGGCTTG GCCCAATTTCGGCGCATCTACCAACGGAGAATCAAGCCAACGGAGCCCCAAATCGTCACAATCCAGGACATCAAAGACGTGGCGATTTTCACAGCACTTCGGGCCGATTTAACCCCCGAATTCATCGACTTTATGCACACGCAACGAATGGACGAATTCCTGCGCACTTTAATCGTTTACTTCCAGTACTATTTCCAGGTCTGGGACAACTTGATCCTGCGACGTGAGGAAGCCAAGCGCAAATTGCGCCAACCAATCGTCACAGTTTTGGAAAATATCGTTCGAGATAATTTGGCCGATTTGCGCAGCATGGTGGCCCGAAATTacggttttattttaatgggTCTCGAAGACACTTTCAAGTACTACCATATGGGCAACCGCAACAATGTCTCGCTTTCGGACAAAGACCGGCACTTGCACGAGTGTCTTTTAAGCATGGCTGCGAAAATCGTCTGGATTGCTTTGCTGCGCAAAAACTTCACGGTCATAGAAATCGAGCTAAATCGGCTCTTCAGAACCGAAATTTTCAACACAATGAGTCGCATCAGACAGTCTACGTTTCAAACAAACGCGGAGGAGAATCGGGTCTTGTTAGGCAAAGCCTTCACGcaagaaaaaaaactcaaacacCGATCTCCCGCAGTCCAGGAGCTAATTTTCGATAATCATTGCTACAAAATGCTAGCCATTGGCCTCCTTCAAGTCGAACC AGTTGCAGAACGAATTGCGTATTTGGAGGCTGCTTACACAGCCCCCGAAGAAATTCTCTTCGATATTCAAGTCGGTGTCGGGATTCTCGGGCTGTCCAAAGACTATTTGAACCCGATTTTGATGCCGAAAGAAGGCATGGCCAAGCGAATTCACATCCCGGTGTTCAAAATGCCCGAAATGAAAATAAACGA GGGCTTTAGGTGGGATATAGTGACCGAGACTTTGCCGGAAGTGCCCCCTAAATGGACCGAAACGGAGCAAGCGAGGAGTGCGAGGATAAGACAAGGGAAAATGTGGCGTCGTTACGCTGCCGGGCTGTTAATGAAAATACCGGATATGTTAAGTGCAAACATTGAATCACCTTCTGgaagttatttattatcagAGTCGCTCGAAAACGACGATAACTGA
- the LOC660702 gene encoding uncharacterized protein LOC660702 isoform X2 produces the protein MTKDNINPPFANGYWVWDEASNGLAFISRDVKETTPGLPAAGATQPAKKDKMGQIRFKDTVDNLGLAQFRRIYQRRIKPTEPQIVTIQDIKDVAIFTALRADLTPEFIDFMHTQRMDEFLRTLIVYFQYYFQVWDNLILRREEAKRKLRQPIVTVLENIVRDNLADLRSMVARNYGFILMGLEDTFKYYHMGNRNNVSLSDKDRHLHECLLSMAAKIVWIALLRKNFTVIEIELNRLFRTEIFNTMSRIRQSTFQTNAEENRVLLGKAFTQEKKLKHRSPAVQELIFDNHCYKMLAIGLLQVEPVAERIAYLEAAYTAPEEILFDIQVGVGILGLSKDYLNPILMPKEGMAKRIHIPVFKMPEMKINEWDIVTETLPEVPPKWTETEQARSARIRQGKMWRRYAAGLLMKIPDMLSANIESPSGSYLLSESLENDDN, from the exons atGACAAAAGACAACATAAATCCGCCGTTTGCTAACGGATATTGGGTTTGGGACGAGGCTTCTAATGGCCTAGCTTTTATCag tcGCGATGTCAAAGAAACCACACCGGGATTGCCGGCAGCTGGAGCAACACAACCGGCCAAAAAGGATAAAATGGGGCAAATCAGATTCAAAGACACTGTCGATAATTTAGGCTTG GCCCAATTTCGGCGCATCTACCAACGGAGAATCAAGCCAACGGAGCCCCAAATCGTCACAATCCAGGACATCAAAGACGTGGCGATTTTCACAGCACTTCGGGCCGATTTAACCCCCGAATTCATCGACTTTATGCACACGCAACGAATGGACGAATTCCTGCGCACTTTAATCGTTTACTTCCAGTACTATTTCCAGGTCTGGGACAACTTGATCCTGCGACGTGAGGAAGCCAAGCGCAAATTGCGCCAACCAATCGTCACAGTTTTGGAAAATATCGTTCGAGATAATTTGGCCGATTTGCGCAGCATGGTGGCCCGAAATTacggttttattttaatgggTCTCGAAGACACTTTCAAGTACTACCATATGGGCAACCGCAACAATGTCTCGCTTTCGGACAAAGACCGGCACTTGCACGAGTGTCTTTTAAGCATGGCTGCGAAAATCGTCTGGATTGCTTTGCTGCGCAAAAACTTCACGGTCATAGAAATCGAGCTAAATCGGCTCTTCAGAACCGAAATTTTCAACACAATGAGTCGCATCAGACAGTCTACGTTTCAAACAAACGCGGAGGAGAATCGGGTCTTGTTAGGCAAAGCCTTCACGcaagaaaaaaaactcaaacacCGATCTCCCGCAGTCCAGGAGCTAATTTTCGATAATCATTGCTACAAAATGCTAGCCATTGGCCTCCTTCAAGTCGAACC AGTTGCAGAACGAATTGCGTATTTGGAGGCTGCTTACACAGCCCCCGAAGAAATTCTCTTCGATATTCAAGTCGGTGTCGGGATTCTCGGGCTGTCCAAAGACTATTTGAACCCGATTTTGATGCCGAAAGAAGGCATGGCCAAGCGAATTCACATCCCGGTGTTCAAAATGCCCGAAATGAAAATAAACGA GTGGGATATAGTGACCGAGACTTTGCCGGAAGTGCCCCCTAAATGGACCGAAACGGAGCAAGCGAGGAGTGCGAGGATAAGACAAGGGAAAATGTGGCGTCGTTACGCTGCCGGGCTGTTAATGAAAATACCGGATATGTTAAGTGCAAACATTGAATCACCTTCTGgaagttatttattatcagAGTCGCTCGAAAACGACGATAACTGA
- the ProRS-m gene encoding probable proline--tRNA ligase, mitochondrial — MVIRNLHRLSRLFQPVSVVPKNAEVKRHDITSKSQRLMLELGIIRQASPGCFHFLPLGVKSLEKLTRLVDEEMKKIGGQKIIFPTLTNAKLWEKTGRLETVSSELFQIKDRHDQSYILSPTHEEAASNLLASLAPISYKHLPLKLYQITSKYRDEMKPRFGLMRGKQFLMKDMYSFDTDLETAKHTYDEICKSYDRIFRRIGIDFVKVVGCSGHMGGELSHEYHYKADVGEDKILTCNKCNYSANTEVSGEEKCPNCGNTSVKIHLGIEVGHTFLLGEKYSKPLNATFLNNHGKPDVLQMGSYGLGLSRILAAVIEVMSSEQEIRWPQILSPYSVIILPPKSGSKEETHIKDSGLVDSLYEKIETTCNLQDNVLIDDRTNFTIGRRFLEAKKNGYPFIVTLGKKIVENPLLYEITNLKTNETLFLSENDLMNYLRSQLSSFSSDSDNK; from the exons atggtTATTCGGAACTTGCACCGACTCTCCCGCCTTTTCCAGCCGGTTTCGGTGGTCCCCAAAAATGCGGAAGTCAAGCGGCACGATATCACTTCGAAGAGTCAACGA tTAATGCTAGAGCTTGGGATTATAAGACAAGCGAGTCCGGgttgtttccattttttgccATTAGGGGTCAAGTCTTTGGAGAAACTAACAAGGCTTGTTGATgaggaaatgaaaaaaattggggggcaaaaaattatttttcccaCGTTAACTAACGCGAAACTGTGGGAAAAAACAG GCAGATTGGAGACTGTTTCCAGTGAGCTTTTCCAAATTAAAGACCGGCATGACCAGAGTTATATTTTAAGCCCT ACACATGAGGAGGCCGCGAGTAATTTACTTGCGTCGTTGGCGCCGATTTCGTACAAGCACTTACCTTTAAAACTGTATCAGATTACAAGTAAATATAGGGACGAGATGAAACCCAGATTTGGGTTAATGAGGGGAAAGCAGTTTCTTATGAAAGACATGTATTCGTTTGATACCGACCTCGAAACGGCCAAACACACTTACGATGAAATTTGTAAAAGTTACGATCGGATTTTTAGGAGAATTGGGATTGATTTTGTCAAAG tgGTGGGTTGTTCGGGACATATGGGGGGCGAATTATCGCACGAATACCACTACAAAGCGGACGTAGGcgaagataaaattttaacgtgcAACAAATGCAACTATTCGGCAAATACCGAAGTTTCAGGGGAGGAAAAATGCCCCAATTGTGGGAACACTTCAGTCAAAATTCACTTAGGGATAGaa GTTGGTCACACTTTTCTTTTGGGCGAAAAATACTCAAAACCGCTTAAtgccacttttttgaataatcaCGGCAAACCGGACGTGTTACAAATGGGCAGTTATGGACTGGGGTTATCACGGATTTTAGCTGCCGTAATTGAAGTCATGTCAAGTGAACAAGAAATCAGGTGGCCCCAGATTTTATCACCTTACAGCGTCATTATTTTGCCTCCGAaa AGCGGAAGTAAGGAAGAAACACACATTAAGGATTCGGGTCTAGTTGACTCactttacgaaaaaattgaaacgacTTGCAATTTACAAGACAATGTTTTAATCGACGACAGGACGAATTTTACGATCGGTCGCCGGTTTCTAGAAGCAAAGAAAAACGGATATCCTTTTATCGTAACtttaggtaaaaaaatcgtagaaAACCCACTTTTATACGaaattactaatttaaaaacgaatGAAACGCTATTTCTAAGTGAGAATGATTTAATGAATTATCTTAGGAGTCAGTTATCGTCGTTTTCGAGCGACTctgataataaataa
- the LOC660587 gene encoding V-type proton ATPase subunit e 2 produces the protein MGASALPFIVFTVLWGGVGIVLPIIVPKGPNRGIIQVILMLTGVCCWLFWLCCYVAQMNPLIGPRLDKHTLLVMAKEWGNPLK, from the exons ATGGGTGCGTCTGCTCTTCCTTTCATCGTATTCACCGTGCTGTGGGGCGGCGTTGGGATTGTGTTGCCCATAATTGTCCCCAAAGGGCCTAACCGAGG GATTATTCAAGTCATTTTGATGCTGACGGGGGTGTGCTGTTGGCTGTT cTGGTTGTGCTGTTATGTCGCTCAAATGAACCCTCTAATTGGGCCCAGACTAGACAAACATACTCTGCTGGTGATGGCAAAAGAATGG ggCAACCCACTCAAATAA
- the LOC660527 gene encoding glutamine synthetase produces the protein MRLLLTPRILNACKILHRAVHLDWSPNWKLSKKIWDRYRNLPIANCKVQATYVWIDGTGENMRSKTRTMDYTPSSHKDCPNLNFNGSYTYQAEPKNSDVILCPIAIYNDPITQGNNKLVLCETYDTEGRPTPSNHRHHCMETLNHVCDKEPMFGFEQEFMMMDVNSRPFGWPVMSGEPSPLGSYYCSVGADRAFGREVAESHYRCLLYCGVDISGVNPESTASQWEFKTGPTIGIKAADDLWISRYLLQRVAEDYGVAISFHPKLFKNWKGSGCHTNFSTKEMREDGGYKYIEEAVKKLEKRHEDHIKVYDPRGGKYNALRLTGHGVSKVDKFTSGVADSTASVKISKAVMQKQKGHFVDRRPAANADPYQVMNALVCTLCLNPQ, from the coding sequence ATGCGACTTTTACTAACACCGCGCATTTTAAACGCTTGCAAAATCTTGCACCGTGCGGTCCATCTGGACTGGTCCCCCAACTGGAAActcagtaaaaaaatctgggACCGTTACCGGAACCTCCCTATCGCCAACTGCAAAGTGCAAGCGACTTATGTCTGGATTGACGGCACTGGCGAGAACATGCGGTCCAAAACCCGCACCATGGACTACACCCCTAGCAGTCACAAGGACTGCCCTAACTTGAACTTCAACGGAAGCTACACCTACCAAGCAGAACCGAAAAACTCCGACGTTATTTTATGCCCGATTGCGATCTACAACGATCCCATAACCCAAGGGAACAATAAACTGGTCCTGTGTGAAACGTACGACACTGAAGGACGCCCAACCCCATCCAACCATCGCCACCACTGCATGGAAACCTTGAACCATGTCTGCGACAAGGAACCCATGTTTGGGTTCGAGCAAGAATTTATGATGATGGATGTGAACAGTCGGCCGTTTGGGTGGCCGGTCATGTCAGGGGAGCCTTCGCCCTTGGGCTCGTACTACTGTAGCGTGGGGGCTGATAGGGCCTTCGGGCGCGAAGTCGCAGAATCGCACTATCGCTGTCTTCTGTACTGCGGGGTGGACATCTCGGGGGTGAACCCCGAAAGCACCGCGTCACAGTGGGAGTTCAAAACTGGGCCCACAATTGGGATTAAAGCCGCCGATGATTTGTGGATATCGCGGTATTTGTTGCAAAGAGTCGCCGAGGATTATGGGGTGGCGATTTCGTTCCACCCTAAGTTGTTCAAGAATTGGAAAGGGTCGGGGTGTCACACGAATTTTTCAACTAAGGAAATGAGAGAAGACGGTGGGTATAAATATATCGAGGAAGCTGTTAAGAAGTTGGAGAAGAGGCATGAGGACCACATCAAGGTGTATGACCCTAGAGGGGGCAAATACAACGCGTTGAGGTTGACGGGACATGGGGTCAGCAAAGTAGATAAATTCACATCAGGGGTGGCCGACAGTACGGCCAGTGTCAAAATTAGCAAAGCGGTAATGCAGAAGCAAAAGGGGCATTTTGTTGATAGGAGACCTGCAGCCAATGCCGACCCGTATCAAGTTATGAATGCACTGGTGTGCACGCTTTGCCTAAACCCACAGTAG